The genomic interval TTCTTTTAATTCTGTTAGTTCTTCTTCAACCTTTTTAAAAGGGCCGTTATGGTCTTCCCAGTCAAATCCATCCTTGGCAGCCCTTTTCTGGATCTTGTAGCTTCGCTCAAGAGGAGGGTAACCGGCAGAAACCGCATGAACACCTTTTTTCTTTTTTCGGCCTTCAACAGTGGTCTTAATTTCTTCCCATTTTTCCTTTACTTTTTCCGGATCATCGATCGCTTCTTCCCCAAAAACGTGAGGGTGCCTGCGTATCAGTTTCTGACATATTTCATTGAACACATCCCCAGGTTTAAAGGCTTTTCTTTCTTCAGCTATTCTCATCATCATGGAAAGAATCAGAAGAACATCACCGATCTCTTCCTTGATGTCATCATAGCTTTCTTCCTGTATTGCGGTGACAGTCTCATAGCTCTCTTCAAGCAGAAAACGCTTCATATCCTCCATGGTCTGTTTTTTGTCCCATGGGCAGCCGCCAGGTGCTCTCAGACGGGTTATAATTTCGTACAGGTCATTAAATGTCTCTTTTTTCTCAGTCACGCGGAATCCTTATCCCTGAAAATAAAACAACACGCAGGTAGACAGAATATAAATTATCAGAAGTAATATCAATCATCTTTTTTCTGCTTCTCGCTTAAATTAGAGAATACCCAAATACATATAAAGGCGGTAATCAGAGGCGGAAAGATATTCACCGAACCGTTAACCATCGTTAACTGTCTAATAAGATCATCGAAGATGTACCCAAACACTCCCCCGGCAAAGGAGCCAATAAGGGCAACAATCAATGCTCCCCAAAACCGCCCGAAAATGTCTCTTTTTAGTATAAAATAGAAAAATACCGCCGTAATAAAACCAAGCAGAATGTACACCAGGGCGATGTTAAAGTAGTAGCTGAACATATGGATGCCTGCCTTGTCAGTTTATTATAGTAAAGTTAAAATTCCCCAGATAGACAGGTTTACTGTACACGTTTTGGAAGGTATCGTAAATATCAAAACCATAGGCCACAGTCCAGACAGCGCAGACTATCTCTGATCCTGGTATAGATACTCCCTGTGGCAGGTCTGTATCAGTAGAATTATAATCTATAGCCTGTTGGGAAAAGAAGATCCTTTCACCCTCGATATCTTCTATCCATTCTTTATCGCCCAATTCTTCCCGCATAAAGGATCTTCTCAAATCAAAATCACTGCCTAAAATATTCCCAAAAGTATTCTCTCCTCCAAGGTCACTGAAATCCAGAGTCACGATAAAATTATCGCTCCTGTTCCCTGACGGTATCTCCAGCACCTTAAAAAGGGAGTAATTATAGCTTGTACTGTAATATCCCCGTTCATCCTCTTTGTCATAGGAATTCAGTACAGATTTTGTAAAAAACCCTTCACCAATATCATTCCATGCATCGTCATCATTCGCGGCAGCAGGAATATTGTTTGACAGATAAAAGCGATAGATAAGCATATAGCCTAAAAAGATATCGGCATCATTCTCTGTTGAGTTTTCAAACTTCATTATTCCAGGATTTATATTTTCAGTCCTGCGTATAGGAGCATACAGATATGCTTCTGTGGGGATGCCGCAGGAGATTACTACTGCGGCAGTCAGCAGAAGAATTGAAACACGGAGGAAAAATGACAACACATCCCCCGCCCTATCCAACAGCAGGTCCAGGAACTTCATTTTGCTGGCAGTCAACAAGCTCATAAATCAGCACTGGTTTGTTTTTTCCCTTTACACGAATATTGTCGAGCTCCCGTACAGTAACCTTATCCTTTACAAAGCCGTAGGTAAATTCACTTATGATTATGGTAGTTCCGTACTGTTTGTTTGTTCCCTCCAGTCGTGCGCCTAGGTTAACAGGATCTCCCATCAGGGTATAGTTCATACGACCCTCGGATCCAACATTGCCGACAGTCATAATGCCGGAGTTAATTCCTATGCCGATATGGATACGCTTTTCAGGTGGCCAGGATTCATTCAATTCTTCCAGAGCCTTCTGTTGCTTTAGCGCGCATTGACAGGCAAGCAGGGCGTGTTCTTCCTGAGGCAACGGTGCACCCCAAAAACACATTATCTCATCCCCAACGTATTTATCCAGCGTACCTTTGTGGTCAAGGATAATATCCGTCATGACTGTGAAATAGACGTTCAGATGGTTTAAAAGCTCCTGGGGCGTCATGCTCTCAGAGAGGGTTGTAAAACCACGAACATCGGAAAAGAAAACCGTAAGCTGCTTATCAACGCCTCCAAGTTCGGGCGGGTTATCAATAAGATGGTCTACCACACCAGGGGACACATACTTTCCAAACATATTACGGATCATCCGCTTGTCCCGCTCTTCAGTCATAACGCGGTAGGCAATAATTGACAGAAACGTCAGTACCACCGCCGCGGCGGTCGGACTATAATCGATAATAAAATTCCGGGATTCAAAGATAATCGAAATACCTAAAAACAGAATTACAAGTCCGACAAGCAACAGCACCAGAGCCCACAGTGTGGACATGCGGGAGCTTATTAAGGCTACAAGCATGATTGCTGCAAACAGCACAAGATAATTAACCCATGCCGGTACCCGGTACAAAAAGTTATCCATAAGTATGGTATTCAGAGCATTGGCGTGTATCTCAACACCGTACATTAATCCAAAGGGGGTCGGTTTCTCATCATCCGCGATGCCCCGCGCAAATGCTCCAACCATGATGATCTTGTTGCCCAGGGCTTTGGTGCGGGGCCAGGTATCGGGATCGACGGTAGGCGGATTAGCGGCATATCCAGCAAAAGAACGTACAGGAAAAGTCTTTCTGCCCTGAGGGTCGGCAAAGGATTTAGGACCCATGTAATTAATCAGCATATTCCCGTATTCATCAATGGGTATTTTAATTTCATCCAGTGTTTTGGTAACACCGGGCTTTTTCAGGCTTCCATCAGGATTATAGACGGGATCGCGGATTGTAATTTCGTAGGGTATCCAACTGGAACTTGCCACATCGTATTCCATCGGCTCAGGTATACGTATGTACTCGCCCAGGATAACTTCGAGGT from Marispirochaeta sp. carries:
- the mazG gene encoding nucleoside triphosphate pyrophosphohydrolase, with the translated sequence MTEKKETFNDLYEIITRLRAPGGCPWDKKQTMEDMKRFLLEESYETVTAIQEESYDDIKEEIGDVLLILSMMMRIAEERKAFKPGDVFNEICQKLIRRHPHVFGEEAIDDPEKVKEKWEEIKTTVEGRKKKKGVHAVSAGYPPLERSYKIQKRAAKDGFDWEDHNGPFKKVEEELTELKEAIYNGKQKDKEEELGDLLFSVVNIARKLKVDPMTALHGTNEKFLSRYAEVERLMEENTVEMNQKNLDIMDSYWNQAKRREQNRNSHT
- a CDS encoding adenylate/guanylate cyclase domain-containing protein, which translates into the protein MKRSKKRRTKFMETKYFGFLIGFFLFAIILLLNEGTSIFSNIEEQMLDVHFGFKNITHRESIQEGVSQEEFDSRISDDILIVAIDFNSLSQFGKWPFPRYREADLLNAFSRIQNQNERERSVFLDIFFIEPDQKGYDDVLLLEALEDNGRVFLETVLDEFPPSSREYDEFFERQEVLYERWGKVSNIQGDWHKIPAYYGLQPPLIPFGRNSRGYGHANFHTDSDKVYRRQQLVTKLSRLVETYRLDELSAEAALPVDSSKFERLEWVDKNERPHTIPSGISAAQFAELTAEIVAQAPLRTVDTDNDGKIDDSYYVIRKYQDFFVPAITLSLALDYFNKTCDDLEVILGEYIRIPEPMEYDVASSSWIPYEITIRDPVYNPDGSLKKPGVTKTLDEIKIPIDEYGNMLINYMGPKSFADPQGRKTFPVRSFAGYAANPPTVDPDTWPRTKALGNKIIMVGAFARGIADDEKPTPFGLMYGVEIHANALNTILMDNFLYRVPAWVNYLVLFAAIMLVALISSRMSTLWALVLLLVGLVILFLGISIIFESRNFIIDYSPTAAAVVLTFLSIIAYRVMTEERDKRMIRNMFGKYVSPGVVDHLIDNPPELGGVDKQLTVFFSDVRGFTTLSESMTPQELLNHLNVYFTVMTDIILDHKGTLDKYVGDEIMCFWGAPLPQEEHALLACQCALKQQKALEELNESWPPEKRIHIGIGINSGIMTVGNVGSEGRMNYTLMGDPVNLGARLEGTNKQYGTTIIISEFTYGFVKDKVTVRELDNIRVKGKNKPVLIYELVDCQQNEVPGPAVG